A genomic region of Arachis hypogaea cultivar Tifrunner chromosome 5, arahy.Tifrunner.gnm2.J5K5, whole genome shotgun sequence contains the following coding sequences:
- the LOC112800801 gene encoding filament-like plant protein 5, protein MDRRGWLWKKKSSDKSKIAEKPGSEAEPVSFTLSSVANLEDEDSGKNKNYVQISMESYTHMCALEDQVKALEDKLTTAYSELNSKDNLVKQHATVAEEAVSGWEKADAEVASLRCQLESVTISKLAVEDRASHLDGALKECMKEIRTVKEDSEHKLQDLILMKSQQWEKVKSEFEVKIDKLEQGLRREASENAALLRSLQDSSNKIARLKEEKSEAEAEVEFLKKNVQSCEKEIASLKYELHVISKELDIRNEEKNMIMRSAEVASKKHAEDVRNIAKIETECQRLRGLLRRKLPGLAALAQMKVEVGIPQQVISTPYHRKTCLKADGMQESEFLAKKLEALEEETKTLKEALATSNAELQASRNLYAKTVGRLKTLEAEIRFFHLENVAEKSNLAINFGNSSNRISNKIPSLASISDDGHEEPESPVESSAASTCDLSEIKRVTSVGKFEKEKGETIIELMNDFLEVEKMACLSDNSNVTLGITSKVSDSDGTDKQSDKASKVEETDYIPEKNDKASKHAEHMQDLKETKLMFQEKEQLLAELKEQLASSHKSYNLTEIQLKCMTESYKSLQMHAEYLEAQNKILQENIEELKNDLVEQKKCNDDALVRHRAIEEKMQRDKCLVCGSNLGADNGMTTGKDMELAAAEKKLAECQETLYTLGRHLQALCPQIEIPIYHLGKRLQTNDMLVKPSPGWSNSNVSSNSNEIEQAEASRCSVPSEIQEVNVEFSSPNCRSTPCLSDTEGCFSVNSSIGSSKPGYMLTESNSSCSASATGKHAHGFRHFSSLKGKNAH, encoded by the exons ATGGACCGGCGGGGCTGGCTCTGGAAGAAAAAATCATCTGACAAATCTAAAATTGCTGAGAAGCCAGGTTCTGAAGCAGAACCTGTTAGTTTTACATTGTCTTCTGTGGCAAATCTTGAAGATGAG gACAGTGGCAAGAATAAGAACTATGTTCAAATATCAATGGAGTCATACACACATATGTGTGCATTGGAGGATCAAGTAAAGGCTTTGGAAGACAAGCTAACAACAGCTTATTCAGAATTAAATAGCAAAGATAATTTAGTTAAACAGCATGCAACAGTTGCCGAGGAAGCGGTCTCag GGTGGGAAAAAGCTGATGCTGAAGTAGCTTCATTAAGATGTCAACTTGAATCTGTCACTATCTCAAAGCTTGCTGTTGAGGATAGAGCATCTCACTTGGATGGTGCTCTAAAAGAATGCATGAAGGAGATAAGAACTGTTAAGGAAGATAGTGAGCATAAACTGCAAGACTTGATCCTTATGAAATCCCAGCAGTGGGAAAAAGTTAAGTCAGAGTTTGAAGTGAAAATAGATAAATTGGAGCAAGGACTTCGTCGTGAGGCTAGTGAAAATGCTGCTCTTCTTAGATCCCTGCAAGACAGTTCGAATAAAATAGCGAGACTGAAAGAAGAAAAATCTGAAGCTGAGGCTGAAGTAGAGTTTCTAAAGAAGAATGTTCAGTCATGTGAAAAGGAAATAGCTTCACTGAAGTATGAGTTACATGTGATTTCCAAGGAGCTGGATATCCGAAACGAAGAGAAGAATATGATTATGAGATCAGCAGAAGTGGCAAGCAAAAAACATGCAGAGGATGTTAGGAACATTGCCAAGATAGAAACTGAATGCCAAAGACTCCGTGGTCTGCTGCGAAGGAAGTTACCTGGACTGGCCGCATTGGCTCAAATGAAGGTAGAAGTGGGGATTCCGCAACAAGTTATCAGCACACCCTACCATAGGAAAACTTGTTTAAAAGCTGATGGCATGCAAGAATCTGAGTTTCTTGCCAAAAAGTTGGAGGCATTGGAAGAAGAAACAAAGACATTGAAAGAAGCTTTGGCCACAAGTAATGCTGAATTGCAGGCTTCAAGAAACTTATATGCCAAAACAGTTGGCAGACTAAAGACCTTAGAAGCAGAGATACGGTTTTTTCATTTAGAAAACGTTGCTGAAAAATCAAATTTGGCAATCAATTTTGGAAACTCATCAAATAGAATTTCCAACAAAATACCAAGCCTCGCTTCTATCTCCGATGACGGGCATGAGGAGCCAGAAAGTCCTGTCGAGTCAAGTGCAGCCTCAACTTGTGACCTTTCTGAAATCAAGAGAGTTACAAGTGTTGGTAAATTTGAGAAAGAAAAGGGTGAAACTATCATAGAACTGATGAATGACTTTCTGGAAGTGGAGAAAATGGCATGTTTATCGGACAATAGCAATGTAACTCTTGGCATCACTAGCAAAGTTAGTGACTCTGATGGAACAGATAAACAATCAGATAAAGCTTCTAAAGTTGAAGAGACTGATTATATTCCAGAGAAAAATGACAAGGCATCCAAACATGCTGAACACATGCAAGATCTCAAGGAAACAAAGCTGATGTTCCAGGAAAAGGAGCAGCTTCTTGCTGAACTGAAAGAACAATTGGCTTCATCTCATAAATCATACAACTTGACTGAGATTCAGCTGAAGTGTATGACAGAATCCTATAAGTCACTTCAAATGCATGCAGAATATTTAGAAGCTCAAAATAAGATTCTGCAAGAAAATATAGAGGAGCTAAAGAATGACCTTGTGGAGCAAAAGAAATGTAATGATGATGCCTTGGTGAGGCACAGAGCCATTGAAGAGAAAATGCAAAG GGACAAGTGCTTAGTTTGTGGATCCAATTTGGGAGCAGATAATGGCATGACTACTGGGAAG GATATGGAGCTAGCAGCAGCAGAGAAAAAGCTGGCAGAATGTCAAGAGACTTTGTATACTCTTGGTAGGCACCTGCAAGCTCTGTGCCCTCAGATTGAGATACCTATATATCATCTCGGTAAAAGGCTTCAAACGAATGACATGTTGGTTAAACCAAGTCCCGGCTGGTCGAATTCTAATGTGTCCAGTAACTCGAATGAAATTGAACAGGCTGAGGCATCTAGATGTAGTGTTCCTTCCGAGATTCAAGAAGTGAATGTCGAGTTTTCATCGCCTAACTGTCGTTCCACACCGTGTCTTTCAGACACTGAAGGCTGCTTTTCTGTGAACTCTTCAATAGGGTCAAGCAAGCCCGGTTATATGCTTACCGAATCGAATTCCTCTTGTTCTGCCTCTGCTACAGGGAAGCATGCACATGGATTCAGACACTTCTCTTCTTTAAAAGGGAAGAATGCTCACTAG